A single Deltaproteobacteria bacterium DNA region contains:
- the murD gene encoding UDP-N-acetylmuramoyl-L-alanine--D-glutamate ligase: MRFAVIGYGRSGKAVVEYLSRQGESCYVFDEGNPEAENKENVHYFFGNEAKNFYKFGFDTVVVSPGVSRDHSFIRYALRNKERVIGEIEFGYEIVKCPIVAITGTNGKTTCAHLVEEMLCASGFRVKACGNIGFPFTTAASEDNWDFLVVEVSSFQLEFIDKFKPYIAVLLNVSEDHLCRYEDLQDYERVKLKIFTNQNKNDCAVFNCDLYDMEMINPLPRIAPFSQRCLPLGGAQIKRGSVFLSINGDRIVIDHTKLFGEHNMENIAAASCASLACGVNINVIREVAMTTETLAHRLEYVGEIDGVKFYNDSKSTNINAVKNAVMAFDKPIILILGGKHKGVSFAELVPLLKEKVKMVIVFGEDRKRIDEELKGVFAVPALDIAGAISGAFAFAAKGEVVLFSPGGSSFDQYENFEERGEDFKRKFARFKKKYESV, translated from the coding sequence ATGAGATTTGCTGTAATCGGTTACGGTAGAAGTGGAAAGGCGGTTGTAGAATATCTTTCCAGGCAGGGAGAATCTTGTTATGTTTTTGATGAAGGAAATCCTGAAGCTGAAAACAAAGAAAATGTGCATTATTTTTTTGGCAATGAAGCAAAAAATTTCTATAAGTTTGGATTTGATACGGTAGTGGTAAGCCCTGGAGTTAGTCGTGACCATTCTTTTATAAGATATGCTTTACGCAACAAAGAACGCGTGATAGGGGAGATAGAATTTGGATATGAGATTGTAAAATGCCCTATAGTAGCAATTACAGGAACAAATGGAAAGACTACCTGCGCTCATCTGGTGGAGGAGATGTTGTGTGCTTCAGGTTTTAGGGTAAAGGCTTGTGGAAATATAGGTTTTCCTTTTACTACCGCGGCAAGTGAGGACAATTGGGATTTTCTGGTGGTGGAGGTGAGTAGTTTTCAGCTGGAATTTATTGATAAGTTTAAACCATATATCGCAGTGCTTTTAAATGTGAGTGAAGATCACTTGTGTAGGTATGAAGATCTTCAAGATTACGAGAGAGTGAAGTTGAAAATTTTTACTAATCAAAACAAGAACGATTGTGCTGTGTTCAATTGTGATTTGTATGATATGGAGATGATAAACCCCTTGCCCCGCATAGCACCTTTTTCCCAGAGATGTTTGCCTCTGGGTGGAGCACAGATAAAGAGGGGTAGTGTATTTTTGTCCATAAATGGTGATAGAATAGTGATTGATCATACAAAATTGTTTGGTGAACACAACATGGAAAATATAGCCGCCGCATCATGTGCATCTTTGGCTTGCGGTGTAAATATTAATGTAATTAGGGAGGTAGCGATGACTACAGAAACGCTTGCTCATAGGTTGGAATATGTGGGCGAAATAGACGGTGTGAAATTTTATAATGATTCAAAGAGTACAAATATCAATGCGGTAAAAAATGCGGTGATGGCTTTTGATAAGCCCATTATCTTGATTTTGGGAGGTAAACATAAAGGGGTGTCTTTTGCTGAATTAGTACCGCTTTTAAAAGAGAAGGTGAAGATGGTGATTGTATTCGGCGAGGATAGAAAAAGAATAGACGAGGAATTAAAAGGGGTATTTGCTGTTCCGGCATTAGATATAGCAGGTGCAATTAGTGGTGCTTTTGCTTTTGCTGCCAAGGGAGAGGTCGTTCTATTTAGTCCGGGTGGGTCAAGTTTTGATCAATATGAAAATTTTGAAGAAAGAGGAGAGGATTTTAAAAGAAAATTTGCTCGATTCAAAAAGAAATACGAGAGTGTTTAA